A single genomic interval of Antarcticibacterium arcticum harbors:
- a CDS encoding MlaE family ABC transporter permease — protein sequence MRTSIPLYHNVRSFFEEAGELARFAGRFFVELFSTPFEFRELLKQCYNMGNRSILLVGVTGFILGLVFTLQSRPTLIEFGAVAWMPSMVSISIVREIGPVIIALICAGRIGSGIGAELGSMRVTEQIDAMEVSGTNPFKFLVVTRILAAILMLPVLVVFGDAIALFGSALIENLKGGVSFQLYFNQVFNALEYKDLFPATIKTFFFGFAIGLVGCFKGYNSKKGTAGVGKASNAAVVYTSMLLFVIDFIAVFIADIFY from the coding sequence ATGAGAACATCCATTCCTTTATACCACAATGTAAGATCTTTTTTTGAAGAGGCCGGGGAGCTTGCGCGGTTTGCAGGAAGGTTTTTTGTAGAATTATTTTCCACGCCCTTTGAGTTCAGGGAATTACTGAAACAGTGTTATAATATGGGTAACCGTTCTATCCTGCTGGTGGGGGTTACCGGATTTATTCTTGGGTTGGTTTTCACATTGCAATCCAGGCCTACCTTAATTGAATTTGGCGCAGTAGCCTGGATGCCCTCTATGGTAAGTATATCTATAGTGCGGGAAATAGGCCCGGTAATTATTGCACTAATATGTGCCGGGCGCATAGGTTCAGGAATTGGTGCCGAACTTGGGTCTATGCGGGTAACCGAACAGATTGATGCCATGGAGGTTTCCGGCACAAACCCTTTCAAATTTCTGGTAGTTACACGTATTTTGGCGGCTATTCTCATGTTACCTGTACTGGTGGTATTTGGAGATGCGATAGCATTGTTTGGCTCGGCTTTGATAGAAAACTTAAAGGGGGGTGTTTCGTTTCAGTTGTATTTTAATCAGGTATTCAATGCGCTTGAATACAAGGATCTTTTCCCTGCCACTATTAAAACATTCTTCTTTGGATTTGCGATTGGACTGGTGGGTTGTTTTAAAGGTTACAACAGTAAAAAAGGCACTGCAGGGGTTGGAAAAGCCTCCAATGCAGCTGTAGTCTATACTTCCATGTTATTATTTGTAATAGATTTTATAGCCGTTTTTATTGCAGATATATTTTACTAA
- a CDS encoding pentapeptide repeat-containing protein: MNIPQTKKEMQASLIENQDFKNKDFTAEELYPAEFESCIFTNCNFSQQNLGPFSFIDCKFENCDFSLSQFAGTTLRDVLFSNCKLMGLRFDACNPFLLSFEFQDCILDFSSFYKLNIKGTHFSKCRMRETDFTETNLSNAVFDSCDLSGTTFSNSILQKADLRTSQNFSIDPEVNSITAARFSRANIAGLLGRYKIIIEN, translated from the coding sequence ATGAACATACCACAAACAAAAAAAGAAATGCAGGCGAGTTTAATAGAAAATCAGGATTTTAAAAATAAGGATTTTACTGCGGAAGAACTCTATCCTGCAGAATTTGAATCCTGCATTTTTACCAACTGCAATTTCTCTCAACAAAACCTTGGGCCATTTTCCTTTATTGATTGTAAATTTGAAAATTGTGATTTTAGTTTATCACAATTTGCAGGGACTACCCTAAGAGATGTGCTGTTTTCCAATTGTAAATTGATGGGGTTAAGATTCGATGCGTGTAACCCCTTTTTATTATCTTTTGAATTCCAGGATTGTATTTTGGATTTTTCATCCTTTTATAAACTAAACATTAAAGGAACTCATTTTTCCAAGTGCAGAATGCGGGAAACAGATTTTACTGAAACCAATCTTAGCAATGCCGTTTTTGATTCCTGTGATCTAAGTGGGACAACATTTAGTAATTCCATTTTACAGAAAGCAGATCTCCGAACTTCCCAAAATTTTTCAATAGATCCTGAAGTTAACAGTATTACCGCAGCAAGATTTTCACGTGCAAATATTGCAGGTTTACTTGGCAGGTATAAAATTATTATTGAAAATTAA
- a CDS encoding acetolactate decarboxylase, with translation MRSLTILHLTFFLSFLFLSCGNNDTKPNTELSMVKVSGAMKNVMLKGELQGTVQLDSLPHKENLIAVGPLENLLGEILVIDGKSYISKVVTDSSMQVEENFKVKAPFLVYTRVQDWEQSHLPDSIRTIADLESYLDGFTKDLERPFAFKLTGIAKNALIHIQNLPPGTTVSSPQEAHSGQVSYLLTNERFLIGGFFSTSHQGIFTHHDSYLHMHLITEDRGKMGHLDELNIQPGTAKLYLARK, from the coding sequence ATGAGATCATTGACCATCCTTCATTTAACATTTTTCTTAAGTTTTCTTTTTTTGAGTTGCGGTAATAATGACACGAAGCCAAATACCGAATTATCCATGGTTAAGGTGAGTGGGGCAATGAAAAACGTTATGTTGAAGGGAGAACTTCAGGGTACTGTCCAGCTGGATAGCCTGCCGCATAAGGAAAATCTTATCGCCGTGGGGCCGCTGGAAAATCTTTTAGGGGAGATTTTGGTTATTGACGGTAAATCCTATATTTCGAAAGTTGTCACAGATTCGAGTATGCAGGTAGAGGAAAACTTTAAAGTGAAGGCACCTTTCCTTGTTTATACGCGGGTGCAGGATTGGGAGCAATCCCACCTCCCCGATTCTATCAGAACCATTGCAGATCTTGAAAGCTATTTAGACGGCTTCACCAAAGACCTGGAGAGGCCCTTCGCGTTTAAGCTTACCGGAATCGCTAAAAATGCACTTATCCACATCCAGAACCTGCCTCCCGGAACTACAGTCAGCTCTCCGCAAGAGGCACATTCAGGGCAGGTATCTTATCTTCTCACCAACGAGCGGTTTTTAATAGGAGGCTTTTTCTCTACAAGTCACCAAGGAATATTTACCCACCATGATTCCTATTTACATATGCACTTAATCACAGAGGACAGGGGGAAAATGGGACATTTAGATGAGTTAAATATCCAGCCCGGCACAGCCAAATTATATTTGGCCCGTAAATAG
- a CDS encoding DUF438 domain-containing protein, producing MSIQDSTEKIILPKGHPIEIYREETKMINSLLEELEALDPSEENQKYYNIFNQLHTIEKRFERKENQLFPFLEKRRWNGPSMGMWSFHDNLRDQFRLLRKKIEARDYEQVLTDAPYLINGIQRLLYTEETVLFPNALELLSEKDWIEMRKGEEEIGWMLTVTPPNYPEQEYIHPANDHTKRELSFSTENTAHYDEGYMTVEQVNLLLKTMPLDITYVDENDKVIFYNRGEERVFPRSAGIIGREVKFCHPPKSVGTVLRILEEFRKGTQNESSFWINFKGRLIYIRYFAVRDAQKNYKGVIEMSQDITDIKNIEGEKRLLDWD from the coding sequence ATGAGTATACAAGATTCGACTGAAAAAATTATTCTTCCGAAGGGCCACCCCATTGAAATTTACAGGGAAGAAACCAAAATGATCAATAGCCTTCTGGAGGAACTGGAAGCGCTGGATCCTTCCGAAGAGAACCAGAAATATTACAATATTTTCAATCAGCTCCACACCATAGAAAAAAGGTTTGAGCGTAAAGAAAATCAGCTGTTTCCATTCCTGGAAAAACGCCGATGGAATGGCCCCTCAATGGGAATGTGGTCCTTTCATGACAATTTAAGGGACCAGTTTAGGTTGCTTCGGAAGAAAATTGAAGCGCGGGATTACGAGCAGGTCTTAACAGATGCCCCATATCTAATTAACGGGATCCAACGCTTATTATATACTGAAGAAACGGTTTTATTCCCAAATGCCCTGGAACTCCTTAGTGAAAAAGACTGGATTGAAATGCGCAAAGGCGAAGAAGAAATTGGCTGGATGTTAACCGTAACACCGCCAAATTATCCAGAGCAGGAATATATTCACCCGGCAAACGATCATACAAAAAGGGAACTTTCTTTCTCAACTGAAAATACCGCTCATTATGATGAAGGTTATATGACAGTAGAACAGGTAAACCTTCTGCTTAAAACCATGCCGCTTGATATTACTTATGTAGACGAAAATGATAAAGTTATCTTTTATAACCGTGGTGAAGAACGGGTTTTCCCACGTAGTGCCGGTATCATAGGCCGTGAAGTAAAATTTTGTCACCCTCCCAAAAGTGTTGGAACGGTTTTAAGGATCCTGGAAGAATTCAGGAAAGGAACTCAAAACGAATCTTCCTTCTGGATCAACTTTAAGGGACGACTTATATACATAAGATATTTTGCCGTGCGTGATGCCCAAAAGAATTACAAGGGGGTTATTGAAATGTCTCAGGATATAACAGATATTAAGAATATTGAAGGTGAGAAAAGATTGCTGGACTGGGATTAA
- a CDS encoding zinc-dependent alcohol dehydrogenase, whose translation MLAMNFRGPFRVRADRDKPYPEIEHPEDAIVRVLRSCICGSDLHLYHGLVPDTRVGSTFGHEFIGEIVEVGSAVEKVKIGDKVMVPFNIACGKCAFCRQELYGNCHESNPESGAVGGIFGYSHTAGGYNGGQAEYVRVPYANVGPTVIPEWMDPDDAVLLTDVVPTGYQAAEMGGIQEGDTVVVFGAGPIGIMAAKCAWLFGAGRVIVIDELEYRLDFVKDYAQCEVYNFSELEDPVGFIKKTTDSLGADVCIDAVGAEAAGNTMNTLLGRKLLLQGGSTTALHWAINSVKKGGIVSIVGVYGPIDALVPIGNVVNKGITIRANQASVKRLLPRLIEHVRNGIIDPKALITHRVPLEEVGEAYHIFSRKLDNCIKPVLIPPSAS comes from the coding sequence ATGTTAGCAATGAATTTTAGAGGCCCCTTTAGGGTGCGGGCAGACAGGGACAAGCCTTATCCCGAAATTGAACATCCTGAAGATGCAATCGTGCGGGTGCTAAGATCCTGTATTTGTGGGTCAGACCTGCACTTGTATCACGGCCTTGTTCCTGATACCAGGGTTGGCAGCACTTTTGGCCACGAATTTATAGGAGAAATAGTGGAAGTAGGTTCGGCAGTTGAAAAGGTAAAAATAGGAGATAAAGTAATGGTTCCTTTCAATATAGCATGTGGAAAATGTGCCTTTTGCCGGCAGGAACTATATGGTAATTGTCACGAGTCAAATCCGGAGTCGGGCGCAGTGGGTGGAATATTTGGGTATTCCCATACCGCCGGGGGATATAATGGCGGGCAGGCAGAATATGTAAGAGTTCCTTATGCAAATGTTGGCCCCACGGTAATTCCCGAATGGATGGACCCCGATGATGCGGTCCTGCTTACAGATGTTGTACCTACGGGATATCAGGCCGCCGAAATGGGAGGGATCCAGGAAGGAGATACAGTGGTGGTCTTTGGAGCAGGCCCTATTGGAATTATGGCAGCAAAATGCGCCTGGTTATTTGGCGCGGGAAGGGTAATAGTTATAGATGAACTTGAATATCGTCTTGATTTTGTAAAGGATTATGCCCAATGCGAAGTTTATAATTTTTCGGAGTTAGAGGATCCCGTGGGTTTCATTAAAAAAACTACCGATTCCCTGGGTGCAGATGTGTGTATAGATGCAGTGGGAGCAGAGGCTGCAGGGAATACTATGAATACTTTACTGGGGAGAAAATTACTGCTTCAGGGAGGTTCTACAACAGCATTACACTGGGCCATAAACTCGGTAAAAAAAGGAGGTATTGTTTCCATAGTTGGGGTTTACGGGCCCATAGATGCCCTGGTGCCCATTGGAAATGTTGTGAATAAAGGCATTACCATTAGAGCAAACCAGGCCTCGGTTAAAAGATTATTACCCCGTCTTATTGAACATGTAAGGAATGGGATCATAGACCCGAAAGCGCTTATTACCCATAGAGTTCCTCTGGAAGAGGTGGGGGAAGCCTACCATATCTTCTCGCGGAAACTGGATAACTGCATTAAACCTGTATTAATACCACCTTCTGCCAGCTAA